A section of the Alkalihalobacillus sp. LMS39 genome encodes:
- the gerQ gene encoding spore coat protein GerQ has protein sequence MTCGNSSYNPMNYSPSFYPATMMETPATQQPTGFPMNMHSGPAYSVPVVPMGTGQQLPTGRVEESFIENILRFNKGKVGTFYFTYQGNNRWNAMVYQGRVETAGRDHIIISDPASGKRYLLMMANLDWVEFDERINYPHTEISPAVQASLETSE, from the coding sequence ATGACTTGTGGAAACTCTAGTTATAATCCAATGAACTATTCCCCTAGTTTTTATCCAGCTACTATGATGGAAACACCTGCCACCCAACAACCAACTGGCTTCCCGATGAATATGCATTCTGGACCCGCATATTCTGTGCCAGTAGTTCCGATGGGGACTGGACAGCAACTACCGACAGGCAGGGTGGAAGAATCATTTATCGAAAATATCCTGCGCTTTAACAAAGGTAAGGTTGGGACTTTCTACTTTACTTACCAAGGAAACAACAGATGGAATGCAATGGTTTATCAAGGGCGTGTTGAAACGGCTGGTCGTGACCATATCATCATCAGTGATCCAGCCAGTGGTAAACGCTACTTACTGATGATGGCAAATCTTGATTGGGTAGAATTTGACGAACGAATTAATTATCCTCACACGGAAATTAGTCCGGCTGTCCAGGCATCATTGGAAACATCGGAGTAA